Proteins encoded within one genomic window of Desulfotalea psychrophila LSv54:
- a CDS encoding alpha-ketoacid dehydrogenase subunit beta, whose product MSEKSMGGGMSEKSMIQTTYREAVRAAMREAMQRDERVFLLGEDVGRYGGCFAVSKGLLEEFGPERIIDTPLSESAFTGAGIGAALGGMRPIVEIMTVNFSLLAADQIINNAATFLHMSGGLFNVPLVIRMSTGGGKQLAAQHSHSLEGWYAHIPGIKVLTPATLEDARGMLWTALEDPDPVLIFEHQGLLNMEGPLAADAGAVDIDRALIRRRGRDLTIITYGASLFKALDAAEALAGEGIEAEVIDLRTLRPLDEETFLSSIATTHRALIVDEGWRSGGISAEISARIMEGAFYDLDAPVERICGAEVPMPYAKHMEEAAMPQAETIVTTAKRMVGSND is encoded by the coding sequence ATGAGCGAAAAAAGCATGGGGGGCGGCATGAGCGAAAAAAGCATGATTCAGACCACTTATCGAGAAGCTGTGCGGGCGGCGATGCGCGAAGCGATGCAACGGGACGAAAGAGTGTTTCTTTTGGGGGAGGATGTCGGCCGGTACGGTGGCTGCTTTGCGGTCAGCAAGGGGCTGCTCGAAGAGTTCGGCCCGGAGCGGATCATCGACACGCCCCTGTCGGAGTCGGCCTTCACCGGGGCCGGCATTGGGGCTGCCCTCGGCGGCATGCGTCCCATCGTGGAGATTATGACGGTCAACTTCAGCCTTTTGGCAGCCGATCAGATCATCAACAATGCCGCAACATTTCTGCATATGTCGGGCGGGCTGTTCAATGTTCCTCTGGTTATCCGCATGTCCACCGGCGGCGGCAAGCAGCTGGCGGCCCAGCACTCTCACAGCCTGGAGGGGTGGTATGCCCATATTCCCGGCATCAAGGTGTTGACCCCGGCAACCCTGGAGGATGCGCGAGGCATGCTCTGGACCGCCCTGGAAGACCCCGATCCGGTGCTCATCTTTGAACACCAGGGGTTGCTGAACATGGAGGGGCCGCTGGCGGCAGACGCAGGAGCCGTGGACATTGATAGGGCCTTGATACGCCGGCGAGGCCGTGACCTGACGATCATCACCTACGGCGCCAGCCTGTTCAAGGCTCTGGATGCGGCCGAAGCACTCGCCGGCGAAGGCATCGAGGCGGAAGTGATAGACCTGCGGACCCTGCGGCCGCTGGATGAGGAGACTTTCCTGTCCTCCATCGCAACTACGCACCGGGCACTGATCGTCGACGAAGGCTGGCGTAGCGGGGGAATTTCCGCAGAGATCAGTGCACGTATCATGGAAGGTGCCTTTTACGATCTGGATGCCCCCGTCGAGAGGATCTGTGGCGCCGAGGTGCCCATGCCCTACGCCAAACACATGGAGGAAGCTGCGATGCCGCAGGCTGAGACCATCGTCACAACCGCAAAAAGAATGGTAGGTTCCAATGACTGA
- a CDS encoding dihydrolipoamide acetyltransferase family protein, with amino-acid sequence MTEFRMPSLGADMKEGRLVEWKVKLGDQVKRGDIIAEVETAKGVIEIEVFTDGVIEQILVQRGEKVPVGTVLATIRTAGEQGKVPGEAAPPEPVFKYKACLIAAHREEPAAEPPPAVATAAGKRLRISPLARKLAAELAVELSTVQGTGQGGAITHADIKRAAATKKASAPQVPSAPGAAMRQAIATAMARSNREIPHYYLATRIDMSNTLRWLEAENKKRSIKERILPVVPLIKATALALAKVPELNGYWVDNRQQPEEAVHIGFVISLRQGGLVAPAIHHADLKSLPELMEALYDLITRARSGHLRSSELTDATVTITSLGDLGVEVVHGVIYPPQIALVGFGKILEQPWAKDGMLGIRPILTATLAADHRATDAHRGAQFLEALNHHLQKPEEL; translated from the coding sequence ATGACTGAGTTCCGCATGCCCAGCCTGGGGGCCGACATGAAAGAGGGGCGGCTGGTCGAATGGAAGGTCAAGCTGGGCGACCAGGTCAAACGCGGCGATATCATTGCCGAGGTGGAAACCGCAAAAGGGGTGATCGAGATCGAGGTGTTTACCGACGGCGTCATCGAGCAGATCCTGGTCCAGCGGGGCGAGAAGGTTCCCGTGGGCACTGTGCTGGCGACCATCCGTACTGCAGGGGAGCAGGGCAAGGTGCCGGGTGAAGCAGCGCCGCCAGAACCGGTGTTCAAGTACAAGGCCTGCCTGATCGCGGCGCACCGTGAGGAACCGGCGGCAGAACCGCCTCCGGCTGTGGCCACTGCAGCGGGCAAAAGGCTGAGAATCTCGCCTCTGGCACGCAAGCTGGCAGCTGAACTGGCTGTCGAGCTTAGCACGGTGCAGGGTACAGGGCAAGGCGGCGCCATCACCCACGCCGATATAAAACGTGCCGCAGCGACGAAAAAGGCATCCGCACCTCAGGTGCCATCTGCGCCAGGGGCCGCCATGCGGCAGGCCATTGCAACCGCAATGGCCCGGTCCAACCGCGAAATTCCTCATTACTACCTGGCCACCCGCATCGATATGAGCAATACCTTGCGCTGGCTGGAGGCAGAGAACAAGAAACGTTCTATCAAGGAGCGGATATTGCCTGTGGTGCCGCTGATCAAAGCCACCGCCCTGGCCCTGGCGAAGGTGCCGGAACTCAACGGCTACTGGGTCGACAATCGCCAACAGCCCGAGGAAGCGGTGCATATCGGCTTCGTTATCTCGCTTCGGCAGGGCGGCCTGGTGGCACCGGCCATTCACCATGCCGACCTCAAGAGCCTGCCCGAGCTGATGGAAGCCTTGTACGACCTGATTACCCGCGCCCGCAGCGGTCACCTGCGCAGCTCGGAGCTGACCGATGCTACCGTTACCATAACAAGCTTGGGGGACCTGGGTGTTGAGGTGGTTCATGGCGTCATCTATCCCCCCCAAATAGCGCTGGTCGGGTTCGGTAAAATCCTGGAGCAGCCTTGGGCCAAGGACGGTATGCTCGGCATTCGTCCCATCCTGACAGCCACTCTGGCCGCAGACCACCGTGCCACCGACGCCCATCGCGGGGCCCAGTTTCTGGAAGCCCTCAACCACCACCTGCAAAAGCCGGAAGAGTTATGA
- a CDS encoding acyl carrier protein, with the protein MTEEQIKQTILRVLQPITPEADLDELAADEDMQEALDIDSFDVLTFFVKLYEELGVEIPEEDYGQIITLNDLIGYLAARID; encoded by the coding sequence ATGACAGAAGAGCAAATCAAACAGACCATCCTCCGGGTCCTGCAGCCAATCACCCCCGAAGCCGATTTAGATGAGTTGGCTGCCGACGAGGACATGCAGGAGGCCCTGGACATCGACTCTTTTGATGTCCTCACTTTTTTCGTCAAGCTCTATGAAGAACTCGGGGTGGAAATTCCAGAGGAGGACTATGGACAGATCATTACCCTAAACGACCTCATCGGCTACCTCGCTGCCCGCATCGACTGA
- a CDS encoding lipoate--protein ligase, translating to MLFIDNSGITDPRLNLAFEEYCLRNLDPQHDYLLLYINEPAVIIGRSQNAFQEIDHAFVRQKEIHVVRRISGGGAVYHDHGNLNFSFITKYEKSNILNFKKITAPVIKALQGLGVPAELSERNNIFAFGMKISGMAQYSTKKSIVSHGTLLFDVEMQDLARALKGKAEQTDSRGVPSVRSRVTNICEHLVGYMDMDTFKNSMQDSIFAPYGGMREKKLTDKDWENIHLLSKEKYHAWEWNYGKSPECRIRRTARLNDCRIDLDLMVKGGIVKNIKICGDSACGNDMEGLEAVLTGRRYDIDEFKRALCSVDLQCYFGQLTPDKFANCLCGCYPEES from the coding sequence ATGTTATTTATCGATAATTCCGGCATTACCGACCCGCGCCTCAACCTGGCTTTCGAAGAATATTGCCTGAGGAATCTTGATCCGCAGCATGACTACCTGCTGTTGTATATCAATGAGCCTGCTGTCATAATAGGAAGAAGCCAGAATGCGTTTCAGGAAATCGATCACGCATTCGTCAGACAGAAGGAGATTCATGTCGTTCGCAGGATTTCGGGAGGTGGCGCCGTCTACCATGACCACGGGAATCTGAATTTTAGCTTCATCACCAAATACGAAAAATCGAACATACTTAATTTCAAAAAAATCACCGCGCCGGTTATCAAGGCATTGCAGGGCCTGGGCGTTCCAGCAGAACTTTCCGAGAGAAACAATATCTTCGCTTTCGGCATGAAAATATCTGGAATGGCCCAATATTCAACGAAAAAGAGCATAGTCAGCCACGGAACACTGCTTTTTGATGTGGAGATGCAAGACTTGGCTCGCGCCCTGAAGGGGAAAGCGGAGCAGACTGACTCCAGGGGCGTACCATCCGTCAGAAGCAGGGTGACAAACATCTGCGAGCACCTTGTAGGCTACATGGATATGGACACTTTCAAGAACAGTATGCAGGATTCTATTTTTGCGCCGTACGGCGGCATGCGGGAAAAGAAACTGACCGACAAGGACTGGGAAAACATCCACCTGCTGTCCAAAGAGAAGTACCATGCCTGGGAATGGAACTATGGCAAATCCCCTGAATGCCGTATCCGCAGAACCGCCCGGTTGAATGACTGCCGGATTGACCTTGACCTAATGGTAAAGGGGGGGATTGTCAAAAACATCAAGATTTGTGGTGATAGTGCCTGTGGAAATGATATGGAAGGATTGGAAGCAGTGCTGACCGGTCGACGTTATGATATCGATGAATTCAAAAGGGCGCTATGTAGCGTCGATCTGCAGTGCTACTTCGGGCAACTGACGCCTGACAAGTTTGCGAACTGCCTTTGTGGCTGTTATCCGGAAGAATCTTGA
- the traI gene encoding TraI/MobA(P) family conjugative relaxase, translating into MICKIEQAKGAKGSYRKLANYIADANNDGEKCLATWTVGGAIEDDYNLAIDEVVVTQSFNRRVQGNTYHLIISFPPEDRQKIDVEFSKKVEQNFAEILGFAEHQRHCGIHDNTSNMHIHIAYNMIDPLTKKKNSPGWDKIKCTQLCRELEIENNLKIVGSIKEKAGEQASNSKAQNVDAHAGKQSLLNYVLDRKEPLRDILERATTWQELQEGFSIYGLTIRLRGNGCVISAIGSVKQNHIKASSLGREFSKASLEKKFGEFEKRAEKYETKEKYQGEAIGKAGVDSARHERYLKKREKQRSLYQHQREKYQNAKTWNQFVYRMKRYFGSEMER; encoded by the coding sequence ATGATATGTAAGATTGAGCAGGCTAAAGGCGCAAAGGGGTCTTATCGCAAGTTGGCAAACTACATCGCTGATGCCAACAACGATGGCGAAAAGTGTCTGGCAACATGGACTGTCGGGGGAGCAATCGAAGATGATTATAATTTAGCGATTGATGAAGTGGTTGTTACACAGAGTTTTAACCGTCGCGTCCAGGGGAACACCTACCACTTGATTATCTCATTTCCTCCAGAAGATCGACAAAAAATAGATGTAGAATTTTCTAAAAAAGTTGAGCAAAATTTTGCTGAAATACTTGGCTTTGCTGAACACCAGCGACACTGCGGAATTCATGATAATACCAGCAATATGCATATTCATATTGCCTATAATATGATTGATCCTTTAACGAAAAAAAAGAATAGCCCTGGTTGGGATAAAATCAAATGTACTCAACTTTGCAGAGAGCTAGAAATTGAAAACAATTTGAAAATAGTGGGGTCGATAAAAGAAAAGGCAGGAGAACAAGCTTCTAACAGCAAGGCCCAGAACGTAGATGCTCATGCAGGGAAGCAGTCGTTGCTCAACTATGTGTTAGATCGTAAAGAGCCTTTAAGGGATATTTTAGAGAGGGCCACAACGTGGCAGGAGTTGCAGGAAGGGTTCTCGATTTATGGTTTAACTATAAGGTTAAGGGGCAACGGTTGTGTTATTTCTGCTATCGGATCGGTAAAGCAAAACCACATCAAGGCCAGTAGCTTGGGGCGTGAATTTTCAAAAGCTTCTTTGGAAAAAAAGTTCGGTGAATTTGAAAAAAGAGCTGAAAAGTATGAAACAAAGGAGAAATATCAAGGCGAAGCGATTGGTAAGGCAGGTGTAGATAGTGCGAGGCATGAGCGTTATTTGAAGAAAAGAGAGAAACAACGAAGTCTTTATCAGCATCAAAGAGAAAAATATCAAAATGCGAAAACCTGGAACCAGTTTGTCTATCGAATGAAACGATATTTTGGTTCAGAGATGGAGAGGTAG
- a CDS encoding plasmid mobilization protein: MVGKKVVRNRTLKAHVTLQEYELIVKKVDYTGLTQSEFIRRALLGKRIDSMEGRQSFLDLLKVNGDLGRLGGLFKFSLSGNSPTNFDPIELRRILKEIESTQKKLIPIINKMKDSLR; the protein is encoded by the coding sequence ATGGTTGGAAAGAAAGTGGTTAGAAATCGTACTCTGAAGGCACATGTCACCCTTCAGGAATATGAGTTGATTGTCAAGAAAGTTGATTATACGGGGTTAACGCAGTCTGAGTTTATCCGCAGGGCTTTATTGGGTAAAAGAATTGACTCTATGGAGGGAAGACAATCTTTTCTGGATCTTTTGAAGGTCAATGGGGATCTGGGGAGGCTTGGAGGGCTGTTTAAATTTTCTTTGAGCGGCAACAGCCCAACTAACTTTGATCCGATAGAGTTAAGGAGGATACTGAAAGAGATTGAATCGACGCAAAAAAAATTAATCCCTATTATAAATAAGATGAAAGATAGCTTGAGATGA
- a CDS encoding helix-turn-helix domain-containing protein, which yields MIKRGFSNIFSEKTFASNEQFNTACRQLRITQDVQLIYSSLHWLSVKTGYAWPSQGFLANEIGRSLRTVKSHIAKLKSLGLITVKQRNNGQTALYYPLPLSEVAEHLPGCSQSQADEINGQGKETISQKGNKCTTTRHDSAHLHNIEISTSTIPPKSPPGEEAEMSFLKLWKVWPIQQAKKSARRIFMRLYRRGIIPSVEHLLKIVQNLKQYDRAWMNGKVAQLHRWLRDERWTDKAFAGLQPAPVAAPKVSKVIEPEFTPEEHRARSSYLELSVAVMTRRASTALDHITEKIVEGLGGLQGLRKKGMRCLPMADFLKAYRSLQAF from the coding sequence ATGATAAAACGAGGTTTCAGCAATATTTTTTCAGAGAAGACATTTGCAAGCAACGAACAATTCAACACCGCCTGCAGACAGCTCAGAATCACTCAAGACGTACAATTAATCTACTCAAGCCTTCATTGGCTTTCAGTCAAGACGGGCTATGCATGGCCTTCTCAGGGCTTTCTCGCCAACGAGATAGGACGCTCACTTCGTACCGTTAAATCACATATAGCCAAGCTCAAGAGCCTTGGACTCATAACCGTCAAGCAACGCAACAACGGGCAGACTGCCTTATACTATCCACTGCCTTTAAGCGAAGTAGCAGAACACCTCCCAGGATGCTCCCAGAGCCAAGCTGATGAGATCAACGGGCAGGGTAAAGAAACCATCTCTCAGAAGGGCAATAAGTGCACCACCACGAGGCACGATTCTGCCCACCTCCATAATATAGAGATTAGTACAAGTACTATTCCCCCTAAATCCCCCCCGGGGGAAGAGGCTGAGATGTCCTTCCTGAAACTGTGGAAGGTGTGGCCCATCCAACAGGCGAAGAAGTCAGCCCGTAGAATCTTCATGCGTCTCTACCGTCGTGGAATTATTCCTTCCGTGGAACACCTTTTGAAAATTGTGCAGAACCTAAAGCAGTACGACAGGGCATGGATGAACGGCAAGGTTGCACAACTTCACCGATGGTTACGAGATGAAAGATGGACTGATAAGGCCTTTGCAGGCCTACAGCCTGCCCCTGTGGCAGCACCCAAAGTCTCTAAGGTGATAGAACCTGAATTCACACCAGAAGAGCATAGGGCAAGGTCCAGCTATCTGGAACTGTCAGTGGCGGTTATGACCCGGAGGGCCTCCACCGCATTGGATCATATCACAGAGAAGATTGTAGAAGGGTTAGGAGGGCTCCAGGGCTTACGAAAGAAGGGAATGAGGTGTTTGCCTATGGCAGATTTCCTCAAGGCATACAGAAGCTTGCAGGCTTTTTAA
- a CDS encoding helix-turn-helix domain-containing protein, translating into MRPSIKNFKKKALKKEEVKAEYERLAPVYALRKQLIKLRKDAGFTQEELAELLGTKKSNISRLENVDSKISPKISTIEKYVEKLGYRLDFTISPR; encoded by the coding sequence ATGAGACCTTCTATAAAGAATTTTAAGAAAAAGGCTTTAAAAAAAGAAGAGGTTAAGGCTGAATATGAACGGCTTGCACCTGTTTATGCCCTGAGGAAGCAACTTATAAAATTACGAAAAGATGCGGGTTTTACCCAGGAGGAACTTGCTGAACTTCTTGGCACCAAAAAAAGCAATATATCAAGGTTGGAAAACGTAGATTCGAAAATATCGCCTAAAATTTCAACGATTGAGAAGTATGTTGAAAAACTTGGATATCGGCTGGACTTTACTATATCTCCAAGATAA
- a CDS encoding type II toxin-antitoxin system RelE/ParE family toxin, whose product MIKVIIYDNMMGMKWKISFYSEKVEKRTLAFSAGILANFIHIVDMMEDLGPSLGEPYTKAFGNGLFEIRARGKEGIGRSFFGTLKGREIIILHSFVKKSQKTPQKEIKVATKRLKKVK is encoded by the coding sequence TTGATAAAAGTAATCATATATGATAACATGATGGGTATGAAATGGAAAATAAGCTTTTATAGTGAAAAAGTGGAGAAGAGAACCTTAGCGTTTTCCGCAGGAATATTGGCTAATTTCATTCATATAGTTGATATGATGGAGGACCTTGGGCCATCTTTAGGTGAACCATACACTAAAGCATTTGGCAATGGACTTTTTGAGATACGAGCTAGAGGAAAAGAAGGAATAGGAAGATCTTTTTTTGGCACCCTTAAAGGAAGAGAGATTATTATCCTTCACTCTTTTGTAAAAAAGTCGCAAAAAACGCCTCAGAAGGAAATTAAGGTAGCTACCAAAAGGTTAAAAAAGGTGAAATAA
- a CDS encoding coiled-coil domain-containing protein, with translation MATPLSMRVSEEVKESFGLLKASSGMTPEDLMLSMMENFKASRDEMNSPVSKELTKVKQVFATAERVVAAFLEIAENDKISAIDHLAAEKIVYLEAIKELKETNAELVQDKAALQAASVDQRTQLGDQVEELESIKGRLEDTSSLKEAWGKAETTYQARITELDVEAQASRQLATNKAALEKNVAELKPFQELAANFKKELGETQKQVVAHQKDIDVLQKKTNELDTKNAVLAEQKKSCEAQATTQIASLEREIALLERENQSLSGQVSLLTETLSKSNEVKK, from the coding sequence ATGGCAACACCACTTAGCATGAGGGTTAGCGAAGAAGTTAAGGAATCTTTTGGACTTTTAAAGGCCAGCTCTGGAATGACGCCAGAGGATCTTATGCTCTCTATGATGGAGAACTTTAAAGCGTCTAGGGATGAGATGAATAGCCCAGTTTCCAAAGAGCTGACCAAGGTCAAACAGGTTTTTGCCACGGCTGAGCGAGTGGTTGCTGCGTTTTTGGAAATAGCTGAGAATGACAAAATTTCTGCTATTGATCACTTGGCAGCTGAAAAAATTGTTTACCTGGAGGCTATTAAAGAGCTGAAAGAGACGAATGCAGAACTGGTACAAGATAAGGCGGCATTGCAGGCTGCCAGTGTAGACCAACGGACACAGCTGGGTGACCAGGTTGAAGAACTTGAGTCTATTAAAGGTCGACTAGAGGACACCTCGTCACTCAAAGAAGCATGGGGAAAAGCAGAGACCACTTATCAGGCTCGGATCACCGAGCTTGATGTGGAAGCGCAGGCCTCTCGGCAACTTGCTACTAATAAAGCCGCCCTTGAAAAAAATGTGGCCGAATTAAAACCGTTTCAGGAATTGGCAGCTAATTTCAAAAAAGAGCTTGGCGAGACCCAAAAACAGGTAGTTGCTCATCAAAAAGATATAGATGTTCTGCAAAAGAAGACTAACGAATTAGACACAAAAAACGCTGTATTGGCTGAACAAAAAAAATCATGTGAGGCTCAGGCCACGACTCAAATTGCATCCCTGGAGCGAGAAATTGCATTGTTGGAACGGGAAAATCAGAGTCTGAGTGGGCAGGTGTCTCTTCTCACTGAAACGCTGTCAAAATCTAACGAAGTCAAAAAATAA